The following are from one region of the Capsicum annuum cultivar UCD-10X-F1 chromosome 1, UCD10Xv1.1, whole genome shotgun sequence genome:
- the LOC107867132 gene encoding flavonoid 3'-monooxygenase CYP75B137 has translation MSLEFFKPLFDSFSWPGQESNIEQKGVFFSYSLGILALLWFLRLFINKSNKGQPPLPPGPKALPLVGNLHSLDPELHTYFASLSQTYGSICRLWLGKKVGIIITSPALAREVLKEQDTIFANRDVPAAGREATYGGKDIVWTPYGPKWRMLRKVCVREMLSGSTLDSVYELRRRELRQTINYFYDQAGTPVNIGEQMFLTVLNVITSMLWGGTVKGEERASLGAEFRHVVTKMTELLSTPNLSDFYPGLERFDLQGVTKKMKVLAKRFDKIFENMIDKRLHIDRNGGMGAGVGHESKDFLQVLLKLKDDADAKMPLTMTELKALLMDMVVGGTETTSNMVEFAMAEIMNKPDVLSKLQEELDTVVGKDNIVEESHIQQLPYFYAVMKEVLRLHPALPLLVPHCPSETRTVGGFTVPKGSRVFVNVWAIQRDPSIWKNPTDFHPERFLDNKWDYSGNDFNYFPFGSGRRICAGIAMAERMFMYSLASLVHSFDWKLPEGEALDLTEKFGIVLKKKMPLVAIPTPTLSNPTLYE, from the exons ATGTCTCTCGAGTTCTTCAAACCTCTATTTGATTCTTTCTCATGGCCAGGGCAAGAATCAAATATTGAGCAAAAGGGTGTATTTTTCTCCTATTCTCTTGGTATTTTAGCTTTACTATGGTTTCTTCGGCTTTTCATCAATAAGTCGAATAAGGGACAACCCCCATTGCCACCAGGGCCTAAGGCTTTGCCTTTAGTAGGTAATCTCCATTCCCTCGATCCTGAACTTCACACCTATTTTGCATCTCTTTCCCAAACTTATGGCTCCATTTGTAGACTCTGGCTTGGTAAAAAAGTTGGCATTATTATTACTTCGCCAGCCTTAGCTCGCGAGGTGCTGAAGGAACAAGATACCATTTTTGCTAACAGAGATGTGCCTGCTGCTGGTAGAGAAGCTACATATGGTGGCAAAGACATAGTTTGGACTCCTTATGGACCGAAATGGCGTATGTTGAGGAAGGTTTGTGTTCGTGAAATGCTTAGTGGTTCTACTTTAGATTCTGTTTATGAACTAAGGCGGCGGGAGCTTAGACAAACTATCAATTACTTTTATGACCAGGCGGGAACACCTGTGAATATTGGTGAACAGATGTTCTTGACTGTGCTTAATGTGATTACAAGCATGTTATGGGGTGGCACTGTAAAGGGTGAGGAAAGAGCTAGTCTTGGAGCAGAATTTAGGCATGTTGTTACTAAGATGACTGAACTGTTAAGTACTCCAAATCTTTCCGATTTTTATCCAGGCTTGGAAAGGTTTGACTTGCAGGGTGTAACAAAGAAGATGAAGGTGTTGGCGAAGAGATTTGATAAGATTTTTGAGAACATGATTGATAAAAGACTGCATATTGATAGAAATGGTGGGATGGGAGCTGGTGTTGGCCATGAAAGCAAGGATTTTTTGCAAGTTTTGCTGAAGTTGAAAGATGATGCAGATGCCAAAATGCCTCTGACTATGACTGAACTCAAAGCTTTACTCATG GATATGGTTGTCGGTGGAACTGAAACAACCTCGAACATGGTTGAGTTTGCCATGGCTGAAATTATGAACAAACCAGATGTCCTGAGCAAATTACAAGAAGAACTAGATACAGTTGTGGGAAAAGATAACATAGTGGAAGAATCTCATATTCAACAGTTACCATATTTCTATGCGGTTATGAAAGAAGTCTTGCGTCTACATCCAGCGCTCCCACTCTTGGTTCCTCATTGTCCTAGTGAGACGCGTACCGTGGGAGGATTCACTGTTCCTAAAGGATCTCGTGTGTTCGTAAACGTATGGGCTATACAGAGAGATCCTTCTATCTGGAAAAATCCAACTGATTTCCACCCAGAGAGATTTTTGGACAATAAATGGGACTATAGTGGAAATGATTTCAACTACTTTCCATTTGGTTCTGGCAGAAGAATCTGTGCGGGAATAGCCATGGCAGAGAGGATGTTTATGTATTCACTGGCTTCACTTGTTCATTCTTTCGACTGGAAGTTGCCTGAAGGAGAGGCATTAGACCTTACAGAGAAGTTTGGGATTGTTCTGAAGAAGAAAATGCCTCTGGTGGCTATACCTACTCCAACATTATCCAATCCAACACTGTATGAGTAA
- the LOC107867152 gene encoding flavonoid 3'-monooxygenase CYP75B137 isoform X2 — protein MSLKFFKSLFDSFPWPWQEPNIEQNGVFFSCFLGVIALLWFLWLFINKSKKGLPPLPPGPKALPLIGNLLSLNPELHTYLASLSQTYGPICRLWLGKKFVVIITSPSLAREVLKDQHTIFSNRDMPATASEASYGGQDIVWIPYGPKWRMLRKGLRKKMKVLANRFDKIFESMIDQRQKLDRNEGMGTGIGLGSKDFLQVLLKLKDETDAKMPLSMTELKALLMDMVVAGTDTTSNTVEFAMAEIMNKPDVLRKLQQELEIVVGKDNIVEESHIRQLPYLYAVMKEVLRIHPILPLLVSRCPSETCIVGGYTVPKGSSVLVNVWAIQRDPSIWENPSEFHPERFVDSKWDYSGKDFNYLPFGSGRRMCAGTAMAERMFMYSLASLIHSFDWKLLEGETLDLSEKFGAIMKKKRPLVAVPIPRLSNPTLYE, from the exons ATGTCTCTCAAATTCTTCAAATCCCTGTTTGATTCTTTCCCATGGCCATGGCAAGAACCCAATATTGAGCAAAATGGTGTATTTTTCTCCTGTTTTCTTGGTGTTATAGCTTTACTATGGTTTCTTTGGCTTTTCATTAATAAGTCAAAAAAGGGACTACCCCCATTGCCACCGGGGCCTAAAGCTTTGCCTTTGATAGGCAATCTCCTTTCTCTTAATCCTGAACTACACACCTATTTGGCTTCTCTTTCTCAAACTTACGGCCCCATTTGTAGACTCTGGCTCGGTAAGAAGTTTGTGGTTATTATTACTTCTCCTTCCTTAGCTCGTGAGGTGCTTAAGGATCAACATACCATTTTTTCTAACAGAGATATGCCTGCTACTGCTAGTGAAGCTTCATATGGTGGCCAAGACATAGTTTGGATTCCTTATGGACCGAAATGGCGCATGTTGAGGAAG GGTCTTAGAAAGAAGATGAAGGTGTTGGCAAATAGATTTGATAAGATATTTGAGAGCATGATTGATCAAAGACAAAAACTGGATAGAAATGAAGGGATGGGAACTGGTATTGGGCTTGGAAGCAAGGACTTTTTGCAAGTTTTGCTGAAGTTGAAAGATGAAACAGATGCCAAAATGCCTCTATCTATGACTGAACTCAAAGCATTACTTATG GATATGGTTGTCGCTGGAACTGACACAACCTCCAACACTGTTGAGTTTGCCATGGCTGAAATTATGAACAAACCAGACGTGCTGAGGAAATTACAGCAAGAACTAGAGATAGTTGTGGGAAAAGATAATATTGTGGAAGAGTCTCATATTCGACAATTACCATATCTTTATGCAGTTATGAAAGAAGTCTTGCGAATACATCCAATTCTTCCACTCTTGGTGTCACGTTGTCCTAGTGAAACATGCATTGTGGGAGGATACACTGTTCCTAAAGGATCTAGTGTTCTTGTAAATGTATGGGCTATACAGAGAGATCCTTCTATTTGGGAAAATCCATCTGAGTTCCATCCGGAAAGATTTGTGGACAGTAAATGGGATTATAGTGGAAAAGATTTCAACTATTTGCCATTTGGTTCAGGAAGAAGAATGTGTGCCGGGACAGCCATGGCAGAGAGGATGTTCATGTATTCACTGGCTTCACTCATTCATTCTTTCGATTGGAAGTTGCTCGAAGGAGAGACATTAGACCTTTCAGAGAAGTTTGGTGCtattatgaagaagaaaaggCCTCTGGTGGCTGTACCTATTCCAAGATTATCTAATCCAACACTATATGAGTAA
- the LOC107867114 gene encoding flavonoid 3'-monooxygenase CYP75B137: MSHKFVKRLFDSSPWPWQEPNIKQNGVVFSYVLGILALLWFLSFFINKSKNGQPPLPPGPKALPFLGNLHSLDPELHTWFASLSQTYGPICRLWLGKKVGVIITSPALAREVLKDQDTIFANRDVPAACRESSYGGKDIVWTPYGPKWRMLRKVCVREMLSGSTLDSVYALRKRELRQSINYFYNQAGLPVNVGEQMFLTALNVITSMLWGGTVKGEERISLGAEFRHVVTDMTELLCTPNISDFYPGLARFDLQGVTKKMNVLAKRFDKIFDSMIDQRQKMNRNAETGTNVGQESKDFLQVLLKLNDKADSKMPLTMTELKALLMDMVVGGTDTTSNAVEFAMAEIMNKPVVLRKLQQELDTVVGKDNIVEESHIQQLPYLYSVMKEVLRIHPILPLLVPHCPSETCTVGGYTVPKGSRVFVNVWAIQRDPSIWKNPTEFHPERFLDNKWDYSGNDFNYFPFGSGRRICAGIVMAERMFMYSLASLIHSFNWTLPKGGALDLTEKFGIVLKKKMPLVVIPTPRLSNPTLYE, encoded by the exons ATGTCACACAAATTCGTCAAACGTCTGTTTGATTCTTCCCCATGGCCCTGGCAAGAACCAAATATTAAGCAAAATGGTGTAGTTTTCTCCTATGTTCTTGGTATTTTAGCTTTGCTATGGTTTCTTTCGTTTTTcatcaataagtcaaaaaatggACAACCCCCATTGCCACCAGGGCCTAAAGCTTTGCCTTTTCTAGGTAATCTCCATTCTCTCGATCCCGAACTTCACACCTGGTTTGCATCTCTTTCCCAAACTTATGGCCCCATTTGTAGACTCTGGCTTGGTAAAAAAGTTGGGGTTATTATTACTTCACCTGCCTTAGCTCGCGAGGTGCTTAAGGATCAAGATACCATTTTTGCTAATAGAGATGTGCCTGCTGCTTGTAGAGAATCTTCATATGGTGGCAAAGACATAGTTTGGACTCCTTATGGACCGAAATGGCGTATGTTGAGGAAAGTTTGTGTTCGGGAAATGCTTAGTGGTTCTACTTTAGATTCTGTTTATGCACTAAGGAAAAGGGAGCTTAGACAATCGATCAATTACTTCTATAATCAGGCAGGATTGCCTGTGAATGTCGGTGAACAGATGTTCTTGACTGCGCTTAATGTGATTACAAGCATGTTATGGGGTGGCACGGTGAAGGGTGAGGAAAGAATTAGTCTTGGAGCTGAGTTTAGGCATGTTGTCACTGATATGACTGAGCTGTTATGTACTCCAAATATTTCCGATTTTTATCCGGGATTGGCCAGGTTTGATTTGCAGGGTGTAACAAAGAAGATGAATGTGTTGGCAAAGAGATTTGATAAGATATTTGACAGCATGATTGATCAAAGACAGAAAATGAACAGAAATGCTGAGACGGGAACTAACGTTGGCCAAGAAAGCAAGGATTTTTTGCAAGTTTTGCTGAAGTTGAACGATAAAGCAGATTCCAAAATGCCTCTGACTATGACTGAACTCAAAGCCTTACTTATG GATATGGTTGTTGGTGGAACTGACACAACCTCCAATGCGGTTGAGTTTGCCATGGCTGAAATTATGAACAAACCAGTCGTCTTGAGGAAATTACAACAAGAACTGGATACAGTTGTGGGAAAAGATAATATTGTGGAAGAGTCTCATATTCAGCAATTACCTTATCTCTATTCAGTTATGAAAGAAGTCTTGCGCATACATCCAATTCTTCCACTCTTGGTGCCACATTGTCCTAGTGAAACATGCACTGTGGGAGGATACACTGTTCCTAAAGGATCTCGTGTTTTCGTAAATGTATGGGCTATACAGAGAGATCCTTCTATCTGGAAAAATCCAACTGAGTTCCATCCTGAGAGATTTTTGGACAATAAATGGGATTATAGTGGAAATGATTTCAACTATTTTCCATTTGGTTCTGGCCGACGAATCTGTGCAGGGATAGTCATGGCAGAGAGGATGTTCATGTATTCACTGGCTTCACTAATTCATTCTTTCAACTGGACGTTGCCCAAAGGAGGAGCATTAGACCTTACAGAGAAGTTTGGCATTGTTCTGAAGAAGAAAATGCCTCTGGTAGTTATACCTACTCCAAGATTGTCCAATCCAACACTGTATGAGTAA
- the LOC107867103 gene encoding flavonoid 3'-monooxygenase CYP75B137 isoform X2: protein MSLKFFKPLFDSFAMPLHESNMEKNGVFFTYFLGILAVLWFVSFLISNSNKGVPPLPPGPKAFPLIGNLHSLDPELHTYFASLSQTYGPICRLWLGKKIGIIITSPSLAREVLKDQDTLFANRDMPAAARESSYGGKDIVWTPYGPKWRMLRKVCVRDMLNGSALDSVCGLRRQELRESINCFYNQSGSPVNVGEQMFLTMLNVITSMIWGDTVKVEERATLGAEFRHVVTEMTELLGMPNLSDFYPGLDWFDLQGLTKKMKVLSKRFDKIFESVIDQRKELDRNGEMGTFVGRESKDFLQVLLKLKDEADTKMPLSMTELKALLMDMVIGGTDTTSNTVEFAMAEIMNKPYVLRKLQQELERVVGKDNIVEESHIQKLPYLYAVMKEVLRLHPTLPLLSRHCPSETCTVGGYTVPKGSRVYVNVWAMQRDPSIWENPTEFHPERFLGNKWDYSGNDFNYFPFGSGRRICVGIAMAERMFMYSLASLVHSFDWKLPEGEILDLTEKFGVVLKKKMPLMVIPTPRLSSPTLYE, encoded by the exons ATGTCACTCAAATTCTTCAAACCTCTGTTTGATTCTTTCGCAATGCCCCTGCATGAATCCAATATGGAGAAAAATGGTGtatttttcacctattttcttgGTATTTTAGCTGTACTATGGTTTGTTTCATTTCTCATCAGTAACTCAAACAAGGGAGTGCCGCCATTGCCACCCGGGCCTAAAGCTTTTCCCTTGATAGGTAATCTCCATTCTCTTGATCCTGAACTCCACACCTATTTTGCATCTCTTTCGCAAACTTATGGGCCCATTTGTAGACTCTGGCTTGGAAAAAAAATTGGGATTATTATTACTTCTCCTTCCTTAGCTCGTGAGGTGCTTAAGGATCAAGATACCCTTTTTGCTAACAGAGATATGCCTGCTGCTGCTAGAGAATCTTCATATGGTGGCAAAGACATAGTTTGGACTCCTTACGGACCGAAATGGCGCATGTTGAGGAAGGTTTGTGTTCGCGATATGCTTAATGGTTCTGCTTTAGATTCTGTTTGTGGACTAAGGCGACAAGAGCTTAGAGAATCAATCAATTGCTTCTATAATCAGTCAGGATCGCCTGTGAATGTTGGTGAACAGATGTTCTTGACAATGCTTAATGTGATTACAAGCATGATATGGGGTGACACAGTGAAGGTTGAGGAAAGAGCTACTCTTGGAGCTGAGTTTAGGCATGTTGTGACTGAGATGACTGAGCTGCTTGGCATGCCCAATCTTTCTGATTTTTACCCGGGCTTGGACTGGTTTgatttgcagggtcttacaaagAAGATGAAGGTGTTGTCAAAGAGATTTGATAAGATATTTGAGAGCGTGATTGATCAAAGAAAAGAATTGGATAGAAATGGTGAGATGGGAACTTTTGTTGGCCGAGAAAGCAAGGACTTTTTGCAAGTTTTGCTGAAGTTGAAAGATGAAGCAGATACCAAAATGCCTCTGTCTATGACTGAACTCAAAGCATTACTTATG GATATGGTTATTGGTGGAACCGACACAACCTCCAACACAGTTGAGTTTGCCATGGCTGAAATTATGAACAAACCATATGTCCTGAGGAAATTACAACAAGAACTAGAGAGAGTTGTGGGAAAAGATAATATTGTTGAAGAGTCTCATATTCAAAAATTACCGTATCTCTATGCAGTTATGAAAGAAGTCTTGCGCTTACATCCAACTCTTCCACTCTTATCGCGACATTGTCCTAGTGAGACATGCACTGTGGGAGGATACACTGTTCCTAAAGGATCTCGTGTTTATGTAAATGTATGGGCTATGCAGAGAGATCCTTCTATCTGGGAAAATCCAACTGAATTCCATCCGGAAAGATTTTTGGGCAATAAATGGGACTATAGTGGAAATGATTTCAACTACTTTCCATTTGGTTCTGGCAGAAGAATTTGTGTGGGGATAGCCATGGCAGAGAGGATGTTCATGTATTCACTGGCTTCACTCGTTCATTCTTTCGACTGGAAGTTGCCCGAAGGAGAGATATTAGACCTTACAGAGAAGTTTGGTGttgttttgaagaagaaaatgcCTCTGATGGTTATAcccactccaagattatccagTCCAACACTCTATGAGTAA
- the LOC107867103 gene encoding flavonoid 3'-monooxygenase CYP75B137 isoform X1, translating into MSLKFFKPLFDSFAMPLHESNMEKNGVFFTYFLGILAVLWFVSFLISNSNKGVPPLPPGPKAFPLIGNLHSLDPELHTYFASLSQTYGPICRLWLGKKIGIIITSPSLAREVLKDQDTLFANRDMPAAARESSYGGKDIVWTPYGPKWRMLRKVCVRDMLNGSALDSVCGLRRQELRESINCFYNQSGSPVNVGEQMFLTMLNVITSMIWGDTVKVEERATLGAEFRHVVTEMTELLGMPNLSDFYPGLAWFDLQGVTKKMKVLTKRFDKIFESIIDQRQNSDRIGGMGTGVGQESKDFLQVLLKLKDEADTKMPLTMSEIKAVLMDMVLGGTDTTTNTVEFAMAEIMNKPDVLRKLQEELETVVGKNNIVEESHIQQLPYLYAVMKEDLRLHPTLPLLVPHCPSETCTVGGYTVPKGSRVFINVWAIQRDHSIWKNPTEFHPERFLDNKWDYSGSNFNYLPFSSGRRICAGIAMAERMFMYLLASLVHSFDWKLPEGEKLDLTEKFGIVMKKRTPLVAIPTPRLSNPTLYEFC; encoded by the exons ATGTCACTCAAATTCTTCAAACCTCTGTTTGATTCTTTCGCAATGCCCCTGCATGAATCCAATATGGAGAAAAATGGTGtatttttcacctattttcttgGTATTTTAGCTGTACTATGGTTTGTTTCATTTCTCATCAGTAACTCAAACAAGGGAGTGCCGCCATTGCCACCCGGGCCTAAAGCTTTTCCCTTGATAGGTAATCTCCATTCTCTTGATCCTGAACTCCACACCTATTTTGCATCTCTTTCGCAAACTTATGGGCCCATTTGTAGACTCTGGCTTGGAAAAAAAATTGGGATTATTATTACTTCTCCTTCCTTAGCTCGTGAGGTGCTTAAGGATCAAGATACCCTTTTTGCTAACAGAGATATGCCTGCTGCTGCTAGAGAATCTTCATATGGTGGCAAAGACATAGTTTGGACTCCTTACGGACCGAAATGGCGCATGTTGAGGAAGGTTTGTGTTCGCGATATGCTTAATGGTTCTGCTTTAGATTCTGTTTGTGGACTAAGGCGACAAGAGCTTAGAGAATCAATCAATTGCTTCTATAATCAGTCAGGATCGCCTGTGAATGTTGGTGAACAGATGTTCTTGACAATGCTTAATGTGATTACAAGCATGATATGGGGTGACACAGTGAAGGTTGAGGAAAGAGCTACTCTTGGAGCTGAGTTTAGGCATGTTGTGACTGAGATGACTGAGCTGCTTGGCATGCCCAATCTTTCT GATTTTTACCCGGGCTTGGCCTGGTTTGATTTGCAGGGTGTTACAAAGAAGATGAAGGTGTTGACCAAGAGATTTGACAAGATATTTGAGAGCATAATTGACCAAAGACAAAACTCGGATAGAATTGGTGGGATGGGAACTGGTGTTGGCCAGGAAAGCAAGGACTTTTTGCAAGTTTTGCTAAAGTTGAAAGATGAAGCAGATACCAAAATGCCTCTGACTATGAGTGAAATCAAAGCCGTACTTATG GATATGGTTCTCGGTGGAACTGATACAACCACCAACACAGTTGAGTTTGCCATGGCTGAAATTATGAACAAACCGGACGTCCTGAGGAAATTACAAGAAGAACTAGAGACAGTTGTGGGAAAAAATAATATTGTGGAAGAGTCTCATATTCAGCAATTACCATATCTCTATGCAGTTATGAAAGAAGACTTGCGCTTACATCCCACTCTTCCACTCTTGGTGCCACATTGTCCTAGTGAAACATGCACTGTGGGAGGATACACTGTTCCTAAAGGATCTCGTGTTTTCATAAATGTATGGGCCATACAGAGAGATCATTCTATCTGGAAAAATCCAACTGAGTTCCATCCAGAGAGATTTTTGGACAATAAATGGGATTATAGTGGAAGTAATTTCAACTACTTACCGTTTAGTTCTGGGAGAAGAATTTGTGCAGGGATAGCCATGGCAGAGAGGATGTTCATGTATTTACTGGCTTCACTTGTTCATTCTTTCGACTGGAAGTTGCCCGAAGGAGAGAAATTAGACCTTACAGAGAAGTTTGGGATTGTTATGAAGAAGAGAACACCTTTGGTGGCTATACCTACTCCACGATTGTCCAATCCAACACTGTATGAGTTCTGTTAG
- the LOC107867152 gene encoding flavonoid 3'-monooxygenase CYP75B137 isoform X1 — protein sequence MSLKFFKSLFDSFPWPWQEPNIEQNGVFFSCFLGVIALLWFLWLFINKSKKGLPPLPPGPKALPLIGNLLSLNPELHTYLASLSQTYGPICRLWLGKKFVVIITSPSLAREVLKDQHTIFSNRDMPATASEASYGGQDIVWIPYGPKWRMLRKVCVRDMLSASTLDSVYGLRRRELRQSINYFYNQAGSPVNIGEQMFLTMLNVITSMLWGGTVKGEEKASLGAEFRHAVSDLTMLVSIPNLSDFYPRLAWFDLQGLRKKMKVLANRFDKIFESMIDQRQKLDRNEGMGTGIGLGSKDFLQVLLKLKDETDAKMPLSMTELKALLMDMVVAGTDTTSNTVEFAMAEIMNKPDVLRKLQQELEIVVGKDNIVEESHIRQLPYLYAVMKEVLRIHPILPLLVSRCPSETCIVGGYTVPKGSSVLVNVWAIQRDPSIWENPSEFHPERFVDSKWDYSGKDFNYLPFGSGRRMCAGTAMAERMFMYSLASLIHSFDWKLLEGETLDLSEKFGAIMKKKRPLVAVPIPRLSNPTLYE from the exons ATGTCTCTCAAATTCTTCAAATCCCTGTTTGATTCTTTCCCATGGCCATGGCAAGAACCCAATATTGAGCAAAATGGTGTATTTTTCTCCTGTTTTCTTGGTGTTATAGCTTTACTATGGTTTCTTTGGCTTTTCATTAATAAGTCAAAAAAGGGACTACCCCCATTGCCACCGGGGCCTAAAGCTTTGCCTTTGATAGGCAATCTCCTTTCTCTTAATCCTGAACTACACACCTATTTGGCTTCTCTTTCTCAAACTTACGGCCCCATTTGTAGACTCTGGCTCGGTAAGAAGTTTGTGGTTATTATTACTTCTCCTTCCTTAGCTCGTGAGGTGCTTAAGGATCAACATACCATTTTTTCTAACAGAGATATGCCTGCTACTGCTAGTGAAGCTTCATATGGTGGCCAAGACATAGTTTGGATTCCTTATGGACCGAAATGGCGCATGTTGAGGAAGGTTTGTGTTCGTGATATGCTTAGTGCTTCTACTTTAGATTCTGTTTATGGACTAAGGAGACGGGAGCTAAGACAATCGATCAATTACTTTTATAATCAGGCGGGATCGCCTGTGAATATTGGTGAACAGATGTTCTTGACAATGCTTAATGTGATTACAAGCATGTTATGGGGTGGCACAGTGAAGGGTGAGGAAAAAGCTAGTCTTGGAGCTGAGTTTAGGCATGCTGTCTCTGATTTGACTATGCTGGTTAGCATTCCCAATCTTTCCGATTTTTACCCCAGATTGGCCTGGTTTGATTTGCAGGGTCTTAGAAAGAAGATGAAGGTGTTGGCAAATAGATTTGATAAGATATTTGAGAGCATGATTGATCAAAGACAAAAACTGGATAGAAATGAAGGGATGGGAACTGGTATTGGGCTTGGAAGCAAGGACTTTTTGCAAGTTTTGCTGAAGTTGAAAGATGAAACAGATGCCAAAATGCCTCTATCTATGACTGAACTCAAAGCATTACTTATG GATATGGTTGTCGCTGGAACTGACACAACCTCCAACACTGTTGAGTTTGCCATGGCTGAAATTATGAACAAACCAGACGTGCTGAGGAAATTACAGCAAGAACTAGAGATAGTTGTGGGAAAAGATAATATTGTGGAAGAGTCTCATATTCGACAATTACCATATCTTTATGCAGTTATGAAAGAAGTCTTGCGAATACATCCAATTCTTCCACTCTTGGTGTCACGTTGTCCTAGTGAAACATGCATTGTGGGAGGATACACTGTTCCTAAAGGATCTAGTGTTCTTGTAAATGTATGGGCTATACAGAGAGATCCTTCTATTTGGGAAAATCCATCTGAGTTCCATCCGGAAAGATTTGTGGACAGTAAATGGGATTATAGTGGAAAAGATTTCAACTATTTGCCATTTGGTTCAGGAAGAAGAATGTGTGCCGGGACAGCCATGGCAGAGAGGATGTTCATGTATTCACTGGCTTCACTCATTCATTCTTTCGATTGGAAGTTGCTCGAAGGAGAGACATTAGACCTTTCAGAGAAGTTTGGTGCtattatgaagaagaaaaggCCTCTGGTGGCTGTACCTATTCCAAGATTATCTAATCCAACACTATATGAGTAA